From the Vibrio ziniensis genome, the window GGGGATTGCTGTTTGGATTAATCATCCACATGTTGTTTACCGTATTCACAATGTTGGGGCAGATTGTTTCTTTGCAAATGGGTTTAGGCATGGCAATGATGAATGACCCTGTTAATGGATTATCAGTTCCCATTCTTGGGCGCATTTTCCTAATATTTACCACTTTATTATTCCTAGCTCTGGAAGGTCATCTATTAGTTATTGACGTATTGATTCAAAGCTTCGAAGTATGGCCGGTCGGTTCAGGAATCTCTGTATTGTCTATCAAAACGATTGTTGCAGTATTTGGTTGGATGTTTTCAGCGGCACTTGCTTTGGCTCTACCAGCCATTGTAGCAATGCTACTGGCTAACATTAGCTTTGGCGTCATGAACCGAGCAGCACCAAGCCTTAATGTGTATGCATTAGGTTTTCCTATGACCATGTTATTGGGACTATTAACTGTTTTACTTTCAATCAGTGGGATCCCCGGGAGCTACACCGAGCTAGTTCATGACGCTTTACGTTTTCTTAATCAATTTATGGTGGGGAATGCATGAGCGAATCAACATCTCAAGATAAAACCGAAAAGGCTTCCCCTCAGAAGATAAAAAAAGCCAGACAGCAAGGACAGATCCCCCGAGCGAAAGAATTTACTGCATCTGTTATTTTCCTTGCTGTCGCTTATTATTTTGCTTCACAGCTGCCTTCCATATGGAAAACCATCACTGGTATTTTTCGTTACAACATGGCACTCACACATCTGGAGCTGGAAAACCCTCTCATTATGGTTGAAAAGCTCGAACACAGTTTGGTCATTTTGGTCGAACTATTAGTCCCGATGTTTGTTGTAATCATGATTACGGCTGTGGGTGGCAGCATGATTCTAGGTGGTTGGTTTTTCCGTCCGGCCAATCTGTTACCTAAACTGAATAAACTGAGTCCGTTCGCAGGTTTTAAACGTATGTTTTCTACCCGTTCGTTAATTGAGTTACTCAAATCAACGCTAAAAGTTTCAGTGATCTCATTAGTATTGTACTGGTACATGAACAGCAATCTACAATCGTTACTATCGATGCAACAACTCCCACTTAATCAAGGAGTAGTGTTGATCATGAATATTCTATTTGATGGATTACTAATGATGGGT encodes:
- the fliR gene encoding flagellar biosynthetic protein FliR, whose amino-acid sequence is MEFTFSEISSWLGQLWWPFFRIGAAFISMPIFGDLLIPVWIRTLLALSITVITAPLMPAMPEVGLFSMTSLFLAFEQAVWGLLFGLIIHMLFTVFTMLGQIVSLQMGLGMAMMNDPVNGLSVPILGRIFLIFTTLLFLALEGHLLVIDVLIQSFEVWPVGSGISVLSIKTIVAVFGWMFSAALALALPAIVAMLLANISFGVMNRAAPSLNVYALGFPMTMLLGLLTVLLSISGIPGSYTELVHDALRFLNQFMVGNA
- the flhB gene encoding flagellar biosynthesis protein FlhB — protein: MSESTSQDKTEKASPQKIKKARQQGQIPRAKEFTASVIFLAVAYYFASQLPSIWKTITGIFRYNMALTHLELENPLIMVEKLEHSLVILVELLVPMFVVIMITAVGGSMILGGWFFRPANLLPKLNKLSPFAGFKRMFSTRSLIELLKSTLKVSVISLVLYWYMNSNLQSLLSMQQLPLNQGVVLIMNILFDGLLMMGGVLLLFGLIDIPYQRWEHLKELKMTKQELKEEYKSNEGRPEVKQRIRQIQQQFARRRVDKMVPKADVVIVNPTHYAVALKYDTSLSEAPFVIAKGVDETAMHIQRIARENNVEIINSPPLTRSIYYTTAIEQAIPSQLYVAVAHILTYVLQLKSFRNGKGEQPMPLPHFSIPKNLQH